A stretch of the Capra hircus breed San Clemente chromosome 10, ASM170441v1, whole genome shotgun sequence genome encodes the following:
- the GABPB1 gene encoding GA-binding protein subunit beta-1 isoform X4, with product MSLVDLGKKLLEAARAGQDDEVRILMANGAPFTTDWLGTSPLHLAAQYGHYSTTEVLLRAGVSRDARTKVDRTPLHMAASEGHASIVEVLLKHGADVNAKDMLKMTALHWATEHNHQEVVELLIKYGADVHTQSKFCKTAFDISIDNGNEDLAEILQIAMQNQINTNPESPDTVTIHAATPQFIIGPGGVVNLTDETGVSAVQFGNSSTSVLATLAALAEASAPLSNSSETPVATEEVVTAESVDGAIQQVVSSGGQQVITIVTDGIQLGNLHSIPTSGIGQPIIVTMPDGQQVLTVPATDIAEETVISEEPPAKRQCIEIIENRVESAEIEEREALQKQLDEANREAQKYRQQLLKKEQEAEAYRQKLEAMTRLQTNKEAV from the exons ATGTCCCTGGTAGATTTGGGAAAGAAGCTTTTAGAAGCGGCACGAGCAGGTCAAGATGATGAAGTTCGTATTTTGATGGCTAATGGAGCTCCTTTTACTACAGACTGG CTGGGAACTTCTCCACTTCATCTGGCAGCACAGTATGGACATTATTCCACCACAGAAGTACTGCTCCGAGCTGGTGTAAGTAGAGATGCCAGAACCAAAGTGGACCGAACGCCATTGCATATGGCCGCCTCTGAGGGCCACGCCAGCATAGTGGAAGTTTTGCTTAAG caTGGTGCTGATGTTAATGCAAAAGACATGTTGAAGATGACAGCTTTACACTGGGCCACGGAACACAATCATCAAGAGGTGGTGGAACTTTTAATCAAATATGGTGCTGATGTACACACACAAAGTAAATTTTGTAAAACTGCATTTGATATTTCAATAGACAATGGAAATGAAGATTTAGCAGAGATACTACAG ATTGCTATGCAGAACCAAATCAAcacaaacccagagagtcccGACACTGTGACGATACATGCTGCAACACCGCAGTTTATCATTGGACCTGGAGGGGTGGTGAACCTAACAG aTGAAACGGGTGTGTCTGCTGTTCAGTTTGGAAACTCCTCTACATCAGTATTAGCTACATTAGCTGCCTTAGCTGAAGCATCTGCTCCATTGTCCAATTCTTCCGAAACTCCAG tggcTACGGAGGAAGTAGTTACTGCAGAATCTGTGGATGGTGCAATTCAGCAAGTAGTTAGTTCAGGGGGTCAGCAAGTCATCACAATAGTTACAGATGGAATTCAGCTTGGAAATTTGCACTCCATTCCAACAAGTGGAATAGGTCAGCCCATCATTGTGACCATGCCAGATGGACAACAAG tattAACAGTACCAGCAACGGACATTGCTGAAGAAACTGTTATAAGTGAAGAACCGCCAGCCAAAAGACAATGTATCGAAATAATTGAAAACCGGGTGGAGTCTGCAGAGATAGAA gAGAGAGAAGCTCTTCAGAAACAGCTGGATGAAGCTAATCGAGAAGCACAGAAATACCGACAGCAACTTCTAAAGAAAGAACAGGAAGCAGAGGCCTACAGACAGAAATTAGAAGCTATGACGCGTCTTCAGACTAATAAAGAAGCTGTTTAA
- the GABPB1 gene encoding GA-binding protein subunit beta-1 isoform X2, which yields MSLVDLGKKLLEAARAGQDDEVRILMANGAPFTTDWLGTSPLHLAAQYGHYSTTEVLLRAGVSRDARTKVDRTPLHMAASEGHASIVEVLLKHGADVNAKDMLKMTALHWATEHNHQEVVELLIKYGADVHTQSKFCKTAFDISIDNGNEDLAEILQIAMQNQINTNPESPDTVTIHAATPQFIIGPGGVVNLTGLVSSENSSKATDETGVSAVQFGNSSTSVLATLAALAEASAPLSNSSETPVATEEVVTAESVDGAIQQVVSSGGQQVITIVTDGIQLGNLHSIPTSGIGQPIIVTMPDGQQVLTVPATDIAEETVISEEPPAKRQCIEIIENRVESAEIEEREALQKQLDEANREAQKYRQQLLKKEQEAEAYRQKLEAMTRLQTNKEAV from the exons ATGTCCCTGGTAGATTTGGGAAAGAAGCTTTTAGAAGCGGCACGAGCAGGTCAAGATGATGAAGTTCGTATTTTGATGGCTAATGGAGCTCCTTTTACTACAGACTGG CTGGGAACTTCTCCACTTCATCTGGCAGCACAGTATGGACATTATTCCACCACAGAAGTACTGCTCCGAGCTGGTGTAAGTAGAGATGCCAGAACCAAAGTGGACCGAACGCCATTGCATATGGCCGCCTCTGAGGGCCACGCCAGCATAGTGGAAGTTTTGCTTAAG caTGGTGCTGATGTTAATGCAAAAGACATGTTGAAGATGACAGCTTTACACTGGGCCACGGAACACAATCATCAAGAGGTGGTGGAACTTTTAATCAAATATGGTGCTGATGTACACACACAAAGTAAATTTTGTAAAACTGCATTTGATATTTCAATAGACAATGGAAATGAAGATTTAGCAGAGATACTACAG ATTGCTATGCAGAACCAAATCAAcacaaacccagagagtcccGACACTGTGACGATACATGCTGCAACACCGCAGTTTATCATTGGACCTGGAGGGGTGGTGAACCTAACAGGTCTGGTATCTTCAGAAAATTCATCCAAGGCAACAG aTGAAACGGGTGTGTCTGCTGTTCAGTTTGGAAACTCCTCTACATCAGTATTAGCTACATTAGCTGCCTTAGCTGAAGCATCTGCTCCATTGTCCAATTCTTCCGAAACTCCAG tggcTACGGAGGAAGTAGTTACTGCAGAATCTGTGGATGGTGCAATTCAGCAAGTAGTTAGTTCAGGGGGTCAGCAAGTCATCACAATAGTTACAGATGGAATTCAGCTTGGAAATTTGCACTCCATTCCAACAAGTGGAATAGGTCAGCCCATCATTGTGACCATGCCAGATGGACAACAAG tattAACAGTACCAGCAACGGACATTGCTGAAGAAACTGTTATAAGTGAAGAACCGCCAGCCAAAAGACAATGTATCGAAATAATTGAAAACCGGGTGGAGTCTGCAGAGATAGAA gAGAGAGAAGCTCTTCAGAAACAGCTGGATGAAGCTAATCGAGAAGCACAGAAATACCGACAGCAACTTCTAAAGAAAGAACAGGAAGCAGAGGCCTACAGACAGAAATTAGAAGCTATGACGCGTCTTCAGACTAATAAAGAAGCTGTTTAA
- the GABPB1 gene encoding GA-binding protein subunit beta-1 isoform X1, which produces MSLVDLGKKLLEAARAGQDDEVRILMANGAPFTTDWLGTSPLHLAAQYGHYSTTEVLLRAGVSRDARTKVDRTPLHMAASEGHASIVEVLLKHGADVNAKDMLKMTALHWATEHNHQEVVELLIKYGADVHTQSKFCKTAFDISIDNGNEDLAEILQIAMQNQINTNPESPDTVTIHAATPQFIIGPGGVVNLTGLVSSENSSKATDETGVSAVQFGNSSTSVLATLAALAEASAPLSNSSETPVVATEEVVTAESVDGAIQQVVSSGGQQVITIVTDGIQLGNLHSIPTSGIGQPIIVTMPDGQQVLTVPATDIAEETVISEEPPAKRQCIEIIENRVESAEIEEREALQKQLDEANREAQKYRQQLLKKEQEAEAYRQKLEAMTRLQTNKEAV; this is translated from the exons ATGTCCCTGGTAGATTTGGGAAAGAAGCTTTTAGAAGCGGCACGAGCAGGTCAAGATGATGAAGTTCGTATTTTGATGGCTAATGGAGCTCCTTTTACTACAGACTGG CTGGGAACTTCTCCACTTCATCTGGCAGCACAGTATGGACATTATTCCACCACAGAAGTACTGCTCCGAGCTGGTGTAAGTAGAGATGCCAGAACCAAAGTGGACCGAACGCCATTGCATATGGCCGCCTCTGAGGGCCACGCCAGCATAGTGGAAGTTTTGCTTAAG caTGGTGCTGATGTTAATGCAAAAGACATGTTGAAGATGACAGCTTTACACTGGGCCACGGAACACAATCATCAAGAGGTGGTGGAACTTTTAATCAAATATGGTGCTGATGTACACACACAAAGTAAATTTTGTAAAACTGCATTTGATATTTCAATAGACAATGGAAATGAAGATTTAGCAGAGATACTACAG ATTGCTATGCAGAACCAAATCAAcacaaacccagagagtcccGACACTGTGACGATACATGCTGCAACACCGCAGTTTATCATTGGACCTGGAGGGGTGGTGAACCTAACAGGTCTGGTATCTTCAGAAAATTCATCCAAGGCAACAG aTGAAACGGGTGTGTCTGCTGTTCAGTTTGGAAACTCCTCTACATCAGTATTAGCTACATTAGCTGCCTTAGCTGAAGCATCTGCTCCATTGTCCAATTCTTCCGAAACTCCAG tagtggcTACGGAGGAAGTAGTTACTGCAGAATCTGTGGATGGTGCAATTCAGCAAGTAGTTAGTTCAGGGGGTCAGCAAGTCATCACAATAGTTACAGATGGAATTCAGCTTGGAAATTTGCACTCCATTCCAACAAGTGGAATAGGTCAGCCCATCATTGTGACCATGCCAGATGGACAACAAG tattAACAGTACCAGCAACGGACATTGCTGAAGAAACTGTTATAAGTGAAGAACCGCCAGCCAAAAGACAATGTATCGAAATAATTGAAAACCGGGTGGAGTCTGCAGAGATAGAA gAGAGAGAAGCTCTTCAGAAACAGCTGGATGAAGCTAATCGAGAAGCACAGAAATACCGACAGCAACTTCTAAAGAAAGAACAGGAAGCAGAGGCCTACAGACAGAAATTAGAAGCTATGACGCGTCTTCAGACTAATAAAGAAGCTGTTTAA
- the GABPB1 gene encoding GA-binding protein subunit beta-1 isoform X3 — translation MSLVDLGKKLLEAARAGQDDEVRILMANGAPFTTDWLGTSPLHLAAQYGHYSTTEVLLRAGVSRDARTKVDRTPLHMAASEGHASIVEVLLKHGADVNAKDMLKMTALHWATEHNHQEVVELLIKYGADVHTQSKFCKTAFDISIDNGNEDLAEILQIAMQNQINTNPESPDTVTIHAATPQFIIGPGGVVNLTDETGVSAVQFGNSSTSVLATLAALAEASAPLSNSSETPVVATEEVVTAESVDGAIQQVVSSGGQQVITIVTDGIQLGNLHSIPTSGIGQPIIVTMPDGQQVLTVPATDIAEETVISEEPPAKRQCIEIIENRVESAEIEEREALQKQLDEANREAQKYRQQLLKKEQEAEAYRQKLEAMTRLQTNKEAV, via the exons ATGTCCCTGGTAGATTTGGGAAAGAAGCTTTTAGAAGCGGCACGAGCAGGTCAAGATGATGAAGTTCGTATTTTGATGGCTAATGGAGCTCCTTTTACTACAGACTGG CTGGGAACTTCTCCACTTCATCTGGCAGCACAGTATGGACATTATTCCACCACAGAAGTACTGCTCCGAGCTGGTGTAAGTAGAGATGCCAGAACCAAAGTGGACCGAACGCCATTGCATATGGCCGCCTCTGAGGGCCACGCCAGCATAGTGGAAGTTTTGCTTAAG caTGGTGCTGATGTTAATGCAAAAGACATGTTGAAGATGACAGCTTTACACTGGGCCACGGAACACAATCATCAAGAGGTGGTGGAACTTTTAATCAAATATGGTGCTGATGTACACACACAAAGTAAATTTTGTAAAACTGCATTTGATATTTCAATAGACAATGGAAATGAAGATTTAGCAGAGATACTACAG ATTGCTATGCAGAACCAAATCAAcacaaacccagagagtcccGACACTGTGACGATACATGCTGCAACACCGCAGTTTATCATTGGACCTGGAGGGGTGGTGAACCTAACAG aTGAAACGGGTGTGTCTGCTGTTCAGTTTGGAAACTCCTCTACATCAGTATTAGCTACATTAGCTGCCTTAGCTGAAGCATCTGCTCCATTGTCCAATTCTTCCGAAACTCCAG tagtggcTACGGAGGAAGTAGTTACTGCAGAATCTGTGGATGGTGCAATTCAGCAAGTAGTTAGTTCAGGGGGTCAGCAAGTCATCACAATAGTTACAGATGGAATTCAGCTTGGAAATTTGCACTCCATTCCAACAAGTGGAATAGGTCAGCCCATCATTGTGACCATGCCAGATGGACAACAAG tattAACAGTACCAGCAACGGACATTGCTGAAGAAACTGTTATAAGTGAAGAACCGCCAGCCAAAAGACAATGTATCGAAATAATTGAAAACCGGGTGGAGTCTGCAGAGATAGAA gAGAGAGAAGCTCTTCAGAAACAGCTGGATGAAGCTAATCGAGAAGCACAGAAATACCGACAGCAACTTCTAAAGAAAGAACAGGAAGCAGAGGCCTACAGACAGAAATTAGAAGCTATGACGCGTCTTCAGACTAATAAAGAAGCTGTTTAA